A DNA window from Synchiropus splendidus isolate RoL2022-P1 chromosome 2, RoL_Sspl_1.0, whole genome shotgun sequence contains the following coding sequences:
- the LOC128754259 gene encoding CST complex subunit TEN1-like, whose protein sequence is MLPAAAVFHFPWEVKSGRVAEGTSLRTFGRLTSYESGESRATLSSHNASEEHTVTVQTQFVEPFNPIMGAHYLVLGEVEEVEGVGVVVQARVLNCVDGVNVALLQKAITEQRAFFEEREERKEKSVKKCKLDDG, encoded by the exons ATGCTTCCAGCAGCTGCGGTATTTCACTTTCCATGGGAGGTGAAGTCGGGGAGAGTGGCCGAAGGAACATCTTTGCGAACTTTTGGCAG GTTAACCAGCTATGAGTCAGGGGAATCCAGGGCGACGCTGTCGTCTCACAACGCTTCGGAGGAGCACACGGTCACCGTCCAAACTCAGTTTGTGGAGCCTTTCAATCCCATTATGGGCGCGCACTACCTGGTGCTGGGTGAGGTGGAAgaagttgagg GAGTTGGAGTTGTGGTCCAAGCCCGCGTGCTCAACTGTGTTGATGGTGTAAACGTCGCTCTTCTTCAAAAAGCCATCACTGAACAGAGAGCTTTCTTTGAGGAgagggaagaaagaaaagaaaaatctgttaaGAAATGCAAACTTGATGATGGTTAA